A segment of the Acidobacteriota bacterium genome:
CTTACCGCCGCCCGGGAGCTCACCCATCTGGACGCCCAGCTGGAGCAGGAGGAGCGGGCGCCGGTTTCCCTGGGGCCACTGGTCCGCGAGCTCTGCGAGGGCTATCGCCTGCGCGGCGAAGAGCGGAAGGTCCAATTCGACCTCCGCCTCCCGACCTCGCCGGTGGTTGTCCAGGCCACGGAAGAACGTCTGGCTCAGGTGCTGGAAAATCTCCTGGACAACGCCCTCGGCTTTTCCCCGGAAGGCGGCACGGTGACCGTCACCCTCTCCACCGAAGGCGAGTCCGCGATCCTCGAAATCGCCGACCAGGGTCCCGGCATCCCCGAAGCCCATCTGGAGAAAATCTTCACCCGCTTCTTCTCCTACCGTCCCCCGGAGGCCGCCGGAACCCCCGACCGCTGGGGCCACACCGGCCTAGGCCTCGCCGTCGTTCGCGCCATCGTCGAAGCCTACGGCGGCACCGTCACCGCCCACAACCACCCCTCCTCCGACCAGGCCACCGGCGCGGTGATGCGGATGCGGATGCCGCGGGTGGGGGATGGGGTGGGCTGAGCACGAGCTTCTGCGCTTTCTGGGCACCCAAGCCGGTCTTCGCGCTGCCCCCTCGACAGAGAGGGTGGTGAACCGCACGTCCGTCCAGTAGCCTGAACCTGTGCCCTCCTCCGGCCAGCCTCTGTTAGATTCCTCTCTCACCGTATCGCTCTCGAAGGCTCATCATCCTCCAGGAGGCACCCCATGGCCGTCACCATCACCGGCCGCTACGTCGGCAATCTCAAGACTGAGCTCACCCATGGGCCCTCCGGCACCGTGCTCACCACCGCGGCGCCGGTGGACAATAACGGGGACGGGAGCTCGTTTTCGCCTACGGATTTGGCAGCTTCGTCGCTGGGGGCCTGCATGGTGACCATCATCGGGATCATGGCGGAGCGGAACGGCATCGATATGGCGGGGGTGGAGTTTCGGGTGGTCAAGCACATGTCCTCCAAGCCGCGACGCATCGCCCGCGCCGAGGTGGAGATCCAGATGCCCCGGGGGCTCACCGCCGATCAGCGCACCAAGCTCGAACGCGGCGCCCACACCTGCCCGGTACACCACAGTCTGCACCCGGAGACCGACAAGCCCGTGCGCTTCGTCTACGAGGACTCCAAC
Coding sequences within it:
- a CDS encoding OsmC family protein, which translates into the protein MAVTITGRYVGNLKTELTHGPSGTVLTTAAPVDNNGDGSSFSPTDLAASSLGACMVTIIGIMAERNGIDMAGVEFRVVKHMSSKPRRIARAEVEIQMPRGLTADQRTKLERGAHTCPVHHSLHPETDKPVRFVYEDSNDLED